The genomic DNA AACCGCTTATCGTGGTCCGGACCGCTTTCTTCTGTTACTTGATAGACGGGAGTAATACCGGCATGCTCTTGGGCCATTTCCTGGAAGCGACTCTTGGCATCGATCCAGTTCCCTTTTTCTACGATCTCATCAATGCGTGGCG from Candidatus Paceibacterota bacterium includes the following:
- a CDS encoding putative dsRNA-binding protein; translation: PRIDEIVEKGNWIDAKSRFQEMAQEHAGITPVYQVTEESGPDHDKRFVVGVFLADEQVALGEGNSKQEAEQKAAERGLEEKGWN